Part of the Paenibacillus kyungheensis genome, TTTTTCGACAAGTACATGTTTGCCATGATCCAGTGCCATTTTGGCATACGTATAATGAGACTCGGTATGGGTGCAGATCACGACTAACTGAATATCAGGATCATGAAGTATATTTGTGATATCATCGGTATAGAGGATATTATCCATTCGAGTCCAGTCTGTTTTATAGAGATGACGTGCGTAGATTGTTTTGACATTCAAATAATCGCGATTCATAGAAAAAGGCAAATGATAACGATTTGTACTTTTTCCATTGCCGATATAGCCAATAGTTAACATGATGATTGCTCCTTTTATCACTTGATTTCTTTTATTATAAAAAAAGAATCTATAGCGTAAAGGGATTAGCTGTATAACGGTATATTCGACCAGTATGCGCTGATTAATCACACTAAATATAAGGTGTTCTTTGAACAAAATGTTCAATACAAAGAGATTTCGAACGTTATTGTCGTATCGGAATAGGAGTGAAATCTTTTGAAAGTGCTTTTACAATTAGCTGAAATGAAACAATTTACAACCAATGAACAAAGTATTGCTACTTATATTTTAACTCATCAAGAGAAAATGTTACCTTTCACTATTCAGGAACTGGCGAAAGCTACTTATACTTCTCATTCTGCAATCAATCGGTTAACTCAGAAGCTTGGATTATCTGGGTTTAAAGAATTTAGTCTTTCTCTAGCACGTGAATTTGAGCAGAATCAACATCAGTTGACTGAAGTTGATGTCAATTATCCTTTTAGTCTCGGAGAATCTTCTATACAGATTGCTAAAGAAATTGCTGATCTGATGAAGAATACGATTGATAAAAATCTGGCTCTGATCGAGGATGAGTTACTTTCACAGACAGCCCAATTACTAGATCAAGCTGAACGTATCTTTATCTATGCTTTGGGTGATTCACAGATTCGCGCCAAAAGTTTTCAAAATAAACTATTTAAGATCAATAAGTATGTTGTGATTGCAACCGAGCTATCAGAATGGGCACATCATACACTGAATGTGACAACTCGTGATTGTGCACTATTTTTAACGTATCATGGCAATTCACCTAGCTACACCAAAGTGTCTCGTTACTTACAGCATGAACAGATTCCTTATGTCACCATTACAGCGAATCATCAAGGGAAACTAGCTACATCCAGTACTATCTGTATTAAGCTTCCTGATGATGAGGTAAAGCTAGCGAAGATTGGAACCTTTTCTTCCCAGATTGCACTCGAATATGTACTGAATGTGATCTATGGTTGTATGTATAAAATCGAATATAAGCATCATATGAAGAACACCGAAGAATCTCTGCACAAATTCAATCGTAGCAATATGATTGATGATATCTAGATCATTACTGTACCGATCATACTCAATCTGAATATAGTCATATCGTATATACCAAAAACACCCCTACTCTATATCGCAGTAAGGGGTGTTTGTATTTCATTTGTATTTTATTTCTATTTATTTAGCTTCTTGCATGTATCTTGGAATCATCGTTTCAAAAGAAGGGAACGCATAGATCAGTTTGTCTACATCTTTGGATGTTAAACCTAGTGTAATAACAGGAGTTAAGCTATTAATAATCTCAAGCGCTTCCTGACTGTATGCTGCTGCACCTACAAGCTTTTGGTCTTGATCATAGATAAGAGTCAAGTGAGCTTCGGTTTCATTACGACCTGCAAAGTCCCATTGTTTGCCTAGATCGATCGGCTTCACTGTAAGTCCGGTAGATTCAGCTTCTTCCACTGTTATCCCAATTTGTGCAATCCGAGGTACGGTAAAAGCAATCGTAGCGATTGGTGGATATTCAATCCCTTGAGTCTGAGCACCTAAGAAAGAAGCCGCTAGATATTTCGCTTCAAATACAGCAGTTGGTGTTAGACGTGGTTGTTTTTTATCCAGAATATCTCCACTTGCATAAATGCCTTTTTGGGTAGTCTGTAAATACTCATCCACTACAATACCTTTACTGTTGTACTCGACACCTGCTGCTTCAAGATTCAAATTCTCCACATTCGGTACGCGGCCTGTTGCATTAATAACTAATTTGGTTGTTAATGTTAGACCATTTTCTGTCGTGATCTGTAATTGCTCGCCTTGTTGTTCGACTTTGCTTAGTTTTTCATTGAAATGGAATTGGATTCCGTCTTGTTGCATCTTTTTAAGTAATTTTTGAGCATATGGTTGATAGAACTCATTCAAAATATGATCAGATGATTGAATCACATGCACAGTCGCTCCTACTTTGACAGCGATAGAAGCCAGTTCCATAGATACATAACCTGCACCTACAAATACGATATGATCGGGAAGATCTTCTAAGTATAAAAACTCATTGCTTGTTTTTAAGTATTCTTGACCAGGGATATCCAGTGGTGTCGGACGTTGACCACTTGCAATCACAATTTTGTCTGCTGTGTATTCTTGACCATTCACAGATACTGTTTTTTCATTTACAAAAGACGCTTCGCCTTTGATCACTTCAATGCCTGCTTTTTTGAAGTTTTCTTCCAACATCACAGGTAATGCGTCTAGAACTTTATTTTTGTGAGCCATTAGTTCAGACCAGTTAATTTTCATTTCACTTGTCATGCCGATTCCGTTATACGCTTGTGCATCTTCCATAACTTTGATTGGGCCATCCAAAATAATTTTCGGATTACAACCATAGTTCGTACATACACCGGCAATTTTGTTACGTTCAATAATCGCTACTTTTTGACCTGACATACTAAGTGGCATCGCTGCATTCCATGCACCCTGACCACTACCTATAAATAAAACATCAAAGTTACTCATTATATATTCCTCCATTTTCGAATGTAATCTAAATAAATGTAATATAAATATTTGAATATGATTTGGTATTTGTATTATAACCAAAAACAACCCCAATCAATCGCACACGATTAATTGGGGTTGATGGTAATTAGATATATAAAAATATTCTGCACCATAATAAAAGGCAAATCATCAAGATCATGTGATCTAAAATGATTTGCCTTTTTATTATAAATCGCTTATTTATTTACTAATTCCAAAGCAATTTCTGCTTTTTTGAGGTCATGCTCTACTTGCTCGTCTACATCATAAGCATGATACATTTCGTTTTCGATCATATAGGTTGCAATTTTCTCATGTAAATCAATTGCTTTTTGTAATTGAGCTTTTAATGTTTTGCGGACACTAGGAGTTGCTGTTTCTGTAATCGCAACAGCATAATTACGCACACCAGCTTTGGCAGACATCAGTAAATCAGTAGCAATTGCTAGATCATCCAATGGAGCCGTTGCATTAACTAACATTTCTTTTGTCATATTACTTGTAGCCATAATTACACCCCTTTATTTTTGTAAAATAGATTTCAAGTCTTCTATTGCCTTCGTCGAATTTTGGATATCTTCGTCAATGATTTGTTTGAGTTTTTCATCTTTAACCAGTTCACGCATTGCTACAGCTTTGGTAACACAAGAAGTTTTGAAAGTTAAAAGTTCATGCACTTCAAGCTTTTCGTGAGTTGCTAACTGCTTTGTCATCACTTTAACACTCCTTATTATCTTCTGATTAGTGAAGCTGTTCCCAATTTATATATAACCTCTATTATTCCAAATATATCATGATTAGGTAAAATAATTAAAAAGTTTGAATGATCTATTTTTATAATGCTTGTTTATACAACAACTATCAGAAAATAAGTAAGAAGATGTTTTATTTTAAAGCAAAGCAGTCTGAATATTATAATCGTTCAGTTCAATATCTACATCCATATCCAGTGCTAACTTAGCTAATTGGTAGCCGATAAAAGGCCCCATCGTTAAGCCTGATGCCCCAAGTCCATTCGCTGTTATAATGCCTGTCCAATTCGGAATACTACCGATCACAGGTAAGAATCCTGGAGTAAACGGTCTAAAGCCTACCCGTACTTCTTGCAGTGTACTCTGTGCCAGATCAGGTGCAAGTTCTAGTCCTTTATTTAATACTTCTTGCATACCTCCGGCTGTGATTCGAGTATCATAACCTTCGATATCATTTTCGTGAGTAGCCCCGATAACCATCTTTTGCTGTTCAAACGCAAGCAAGTATTGATCGGCTGGTGGCATAACGACAGGCCATGTTCCAGTATCTGCTGATGGATCTTCTATTTGTAAATGAATAATTTGAGCTTTCTGATAACTGACTTGAAAATCGATACCTAAAGGTTGTAACAATGGATTCGCCCATGCACCTGCACATACGACTACAGTATCTGCTTCAATGATCTGTCCATTCACTATCACTCCAGTGACTTGATGATCTTGATATAATAGCGTAGCATCGCCTTCGATCTTGTGTGCTCCATAGTGCTGTGCAGAACGAATCAACGCATCCCGTAATGCACGACCATCAATACGAGCGGCTCCACTGATATGTACAGCATGATATCCTTTTTTTAACAAAGGAAATTGATCATGAGTCTCTTGTGCATTCAGACAGGTAATATCTCCAATCTCTAGTGCCTGTTCTTTGCGTAGCTGTGCTCGCTCTTCCATTTTCTTAATTTTGTCCAAATCTTCATGAATACTAAGTGCACCTACCCGGGCATAACCTGTATTGGTTTCTCCTGCATCTTGAAGTTCCTGAATGAGTGCAGGGTAAAATTGTGCACCTGCTTTGGCAAGTCGATACCATGCTTGATTACGACGTTGAGACAACCACGGGCAAATAATGCCTGCCGCTGCATCTGTAGCTTGCCCCTTATCTTGGCGATCAATAAGAAAGACTTCTGCCCCCATTTTACTTAACTGATATGCGGTAGAAGCTCCCAAAATCCCTGCGCCTATTACAATTACTTTCTTCATCACTGCATTCCTCTCTATTGTACGAATATGTATATTATAACGAAAATACTTGTAATTCTCTCGTATAGTTACAATAGGTATAACAAAAAGCAGTAGTGCTAAGACTACTGCTCTTCATCAAAACGATTGAGTTATCTATTATCCGTTATCGATATGACATTATAAAGGATAAGGAATTAAGCCTACGACAGGATGTGGAATATATCCTTCTTCAAGAGAACTTACTTCTTCTGGTGTTAATTGTATATCAAGCGCAGCTACAGCATCTTCAAGATGTGATGATTTGGTTGCGCCTATGATTGGAGCACTAACAGGTTGCTTTTGTAATAACCATGCCAGAGCAATATGAGAACGTGGAACGCCTCGTTTTTGAGCAATTTCTGCTACTTTTTCTACGATAACTCGATCAGCATCAGCTGTACCATCGTACTTCGATTTCTGAATATGATCTCTTTCTGAACGATAAGTCGTTTCTTCTGGATCACGCGTTAATCTTCCAGAAGCAAGCGGACTGTATGGAATAACACCTATTCCTTCTTCCAGACAAAGAGGTAACATTTCTCGCTCTTCTTCACGATATAACAAATTCAGATGATTCTGCATCGATACAAATGAAGTCCAACCGTTAGCTTTAGCTACCTGAATCGCTTTTAAAAATTGCCATGCATACATAGCAGAAGCTCCGATATATCTCGCTTTACCGGCTTTGACCACATCATGCAAAGCTTCCATCGTTTCTTCGATCGGTGTCTCATAATCCCAGCGATGAATCTGATACAAATCTACATAATCTGTTCCCAAACGCTGAAGACTTTTATCGATTTCACTCATAATAGCTTTACGAGATAGTCCGCCGCCATTAGGGCCTTCGTGCATTTTCCCGTGAACTTTGGTAGCTAATACGATTTCATCGCGGTTCGCATATTCTTTCAGTGCACGTCCTACAATCTCTTCACTTGCTCCTAGTGAATACACGTTCGCTGTATCAAAAAAGTTAATTCCAAGTTCTAACGCTTGCTTAATAATCGGGCGACTATGCTCATTATCCAATACCCATGAATGAGTCCAACGTTTGGCATCGCCAAAACCCATACATCCCAAGCAAATGCGTGATACATCTAATCCTGTTTTTCCTAATTTGACATATTCCATGATCATTCTCCTCACTTTCATATCGTCAGATTCAAAAGCGCTTGCTTCGTTAATGAACAGATGTCTATAATAGTAAACACATTAAACAGATCATCTGTTCAACGGCTCCTCTATAGTATGCAATATATCCCAAATACACAGGTATCGTATTTATCTTAAATGATTGCCTAATTCTCTCACGACTACGATCTCTATTCAAAATTTATACAAGAAAGGGTTCTCCTATGTCTCAAGAAATGCAACATAAAAAAGACGAACTTGCTAGCTTAATCAAACGTCATTCTACTGCTGAAGGTGTTCAAGAAACAGCTATCTCTTCTTTGTTTTTTGTACGTTATTTGTATACAACAGAACCAGCTTATCATGTGGCCCGTCCTGCACTATGTTTTATCGCGCAAGGTTCCAAAGAAATCTACCTAGCCAAAGAACGATTTTTGTATAATCCTAATGATTATTTAGTAGGTTCTATGAATTTGCCTGTAGTCGGACAAATTATCAAAGCTTCTGCGGAGGAACCGTATGTAAGTTTTAAACTGGAATTTACTCAACAACAGATTCTAGACGTGCTTAAAGATTCTTTGATTCAAACTGTAGCTGGTGAACATGCTGAACGTGCACTATTTGTAGGGCAAATTAATGCAGGGCTACTCGATTCTATTCTCCGCTTAGCTCGTTTGTTAGATCATCCAGAAGATATTCCTTTTCTAGCTCCATTATGTATCAAAGAAATATTGTATCGACTGCTACAAAGTGAATATGGATCGACGTTAGCACAGAGCGCTATGGAAGGAAGCAGTACGTATCGTATTCAAGATGCGATTCAATATATTATCAATCATTATGATCAATCGTTGTCGATCGAGACGCTTGCAGAAGTAGCCAGTATGAGTATTTCTTCATTCCATCGTAACTTCAAAGACATAACAACTATGACCCCTCTTCAATTCCAGAAGCAATTACGTCTGCAAGAAGCAAGACGCTTATTATTAGCTGAATCAGCAGATGCCGCCGATGTGGCTTTTCGGTTGGGTTATGAAAGTGCTTCTCAATTCAGTCGTGAATATGCACGCATGTTTGGCTCACCGCCGCGTACCGATATTAAGCGTCTCAAAGAAAAATACGAACTTACTTTTAACTTATAACGATATAGATATACTTTACGAAAGCCTGGTGCACTTCTTATGTCAAAAATAGATCGCCGTATTCTTAAATCACAAGAAGCGATGAAAACAGCAGTCATTGAACTAATGACAGAGAAAAGCTTTGATGAAATTACGTTACAAGATATTGCTGAACGTGCCAATATAAGTAGGGGGACGATCTATCTTCATTATGCAGATAAATTGGATCTACTGAATAAGCTGATAGAAGAACATATTGAGAAATTAAGAAGTATTTGCCGATCAGTAGCTGAACTTGATTTTAGAGAAGCGATATTGCCGTGGTTTGAATATTTAGAGCAGAACTATCTTTTTTTCTCGACGATGTTAGCTAGTAAAGGTGCTACTTCTTTTCGTACTCAATTTGTTGAATTTCTTAGGGAAGAATTTCAAAACGAAGTCAAACAGTCCGGTGAGAAAAATGACAGTATTAGCGAAGATATCCTTTTGCAATTTATCGTTACTTCGTATGCCGGAATTACCGAATGGTGGATTATTAACAAAATGCCTTATTCTAGTGAAGTGATGGCTGATCAAGTGGGCTTATTATTAGATCGCAACTTATAAGTACTTCTACAGACAACAAACATATGAATTAATGAACATGTATGCAACTATTGTTCATTAATAGACAAATCGCTCTTTTTTATCGATTGTAAGCAATCTTATTTTGGTGATAATATACAGATGTACATTAAAGTATAGATGTTTTACTTTGTAGTGAAATGTTTTATACGTGTAGTACACTAAAAAATTGATCACTTTAGCATTTCAAACGAAATTGATATTGCTTAAGGAGAAGGAGCAGAGAAACTTATGTGCAAAACACACGTACTCAGTGCTGCAAGTCCAAAAGCACCATTTGAGAAAACAACGATTGAACGGAGAGAATTACGTCCAAACGATATTTTAATTGATATCAAATTTAGCGGAATCTGTCACTCGGATATTCATAGCGCTTATGATGAATGGGGCGGCGGTATTTTCCCGATGGTTCCAGGTCATGAAATCGCTGGTGTGGTTGAAGCTGTAGGAACAGACGTGACTAAATTTGCTGTAGGCGACCGTGTAGGTGTAGGTTGTTTTGTAGATTCTTGTGGCGAATGTGAATATTGCCTGCAAGGTGACGAGCAATACTGTACAAAAGGTGTTGTACAAACGTACAACTCTAGAGATTATGATGGTAACCCAACTTATGGTGGATATAGCCAAAAAATCGTTGTTACTGATCGCTTTGTAGTCAGTATTCCAGAAGCATTAGGCTTGGATGTAGCTAGTCCACTTCTATGCGCAGGGATCACTACATATTCCCCTTTGAAACATTGGAATATCGGCCCTGGTAAAAAAGTAGCTATCGTTGGTGTTGGTGGTCTAGGTCACCTTGCAATTCAATTCGCTCATGCACTAGGTGCAGAAGTGACCGTATTGAGTCGTTCTATGAGCAAAAAAGAAGAAGCAATCGGTTTTGGAGCAGATCATTATTATGCAACAGGTGATGCAGAGACATTTACAACACTTGCGAATAAATTTGATCTTATCTTAAACACGGTATCTGCTAACCTTGATGTGAATGCTTACCTTTCTATGCTACGTGTAGATGGAACGCTAGTAAATGTAGGTGCACCTGCTGATCCAGATCAATACAGTGTATTCTCACTAATCATGGGTCGTCGTAGCCTTGCAGGATCACTTGTAGGCGGTATTCCAGAAACGCAAGAAATGCTTAACTTTGCAGCAGAACATAATATCGCTCCAATGATCGAAGTGATCGGTGCGGATTATGTAGGCGAAGCTTATGAGCGTGTTGTAAACAGTGATGTACGTTATCGCTTTGTTATTGATATCGCTACTTTGTAAAAGATCGCTGTCTATTTGGACAAAATTATCCGTTTGTACATGTAAGGGTAGATAGCTAATTATAAAATGAAATCAATTAATCATGATCATACACAAGATTATGGATAATACAAATAGCAAAAAGAAGCCTTTCGACTGTGAAGGGCTTCTTTTTGTTATACATGTTAACGTTATTATATTGATATTAGTCTGTCACTTTAAGTAATATCCATTTCTGATTGGTACCGCCGTTGTCTGTCCACTGAATCACATCGCCGCCATTACTGGTTGAACCACTGCTGATATCAGCGACCTTGTTACTGTTGCGATTGATTAATTTCAGCGTATTATCTGTAAAAACGGGCTTCCATTGTTGATGGGTGCCTCCATTATCTGTCCATTGAACGACATCGCCACCATCGGCTACCGATTGCGCAGACACTTCCAGTGCTTTCCCTGTTTTGCGATTAATTAACTTGTAATAACCATTCGTTGTCGCTACGA contains:
- a CDS encoding TetR/AcrR family transcriptional regulator, with product MSKIDRRILKSQEAMKTAVIELMTEKSFDEITLQDIAERANISRGTIYLHYADKLDLLNKLIEEHIEKLRSICRSVAELDFREAILPWFEYLEQNYLFFSTMLASKGATSFRTQFVEFLREEFQNEVKQSGEKNDSISEDILLQFIVTSYAGITEWWIINKMPYSSEVMADQVGLLLDRNL
- a CDS encoding NAD(P)/FAD-dependent oxidoreductase; this encodes MKKVIVIGAGILGASTAYQLSKMGAEVFLIDRQDKGQATDAAAGIICPWLSQRRNQAWYRLAKAGAQFYPALIQELQDAGETNTGYARVGALSIHEDLDKIKKMEERAQLRKEQALEIGDITCLNAQETHDQFPLLKKGYHAVHISGAARIDGRALRDALIRSAQHYGAHKIEGDATLLYQDHQVTGVIVNGQIIEADTVVVCAGAWANPLLQPLGIDFQVSYQKAQIIHLQIEDPSADTGTWPVVMPPADQYLLAFEQQKMVIGATHENDIEGYDTRITAGGMQEVLNKGLELAPDLAQSTLQEVRVGFRPFTPGFLPVIGSIPNWTGIITANGLGASGLTMGPFIGYQLAKLALDMDVDIELNDYNIQTALL
- a CDS encoding aldo/keto reductase; this encodes MEYVKLGKTGLDVSRICLGCMGFGDAKRWTHSWVLDNEHSRPIIKQALELGINFFDTANVYSLGASEEIVGRALKEYANRDEIVLATKVHGKMHEGPNGGGLSRKAIMSEIDKSLQRLGTDYVDLYQIHRWDYETPIEETMEALHDVVKAGKARYIGASAMYAWQFLKAIQVAKANGWTSFVSMQNHLNLLYREEEREMLPLCLEEGIGVIPYSPLASGRLTRDPEETTYRSERDHIQKSKYDGTADADRVIVEKVAEIAQKRGVPRSHIALAWLLQKQPVSAPIIGATKSSHLEDAVAALDIQLTPEEVSSLEEGYIPHPVVGLIPYPL
- a CDS encoding spore coat protein, yielding MATSNMTKEMLVNATAPLDDLAIATDLLMSAKAGVRNYAVAITETATPSVRKTLKAQLQKAIDLHEKIATYMIENEMYHAYDVDEQVEHDLKKAEIALELVNK
- a CDS encoding spore coat protein yields the protein MTKQLATHEKLEVHELLTFKTSCVTKAVAMRELVKDEKLKQIIDEDIQNSTKAIEDLKSILQK
- a CDS encoding AraC family transcriptional regulator, giving the protein MSQEMQHKKDELASLIKRHSTAEGVQETAISSLFFVRYLYTTEPAYHVARPALCFIAQGSKEIYLAKERFLYNPNDYLVGSMNLPVVGQIIKASAEEPYVSFKLEFTQQQILDVLKDSLIQTVAGEHAERALFVGQINAGLLDSILRLARLLDHPEDIPFLAPLCIKEILYRLLQSEYGSTLAQSAMEGSSTYRIQDAIQYIINHYDQSLSIETLAEVASMSISSFHRNFKDITTMTPLQFQKQLRLQEARRLLLAESADAADVAFRLGYESASQFSREYARMFGSPPRTDIKRLKEKYELTFNL
- a CDS encoding MurR/RpiR family transcriptional regulator, whose amino-acid sequence is MKVLLQLAEMKQFTTNEQSIATYILTHQEKMLPFTIQELAKATYTSHSAINRLTQKLGLSGFKEFSLSLAREFEQNQHQLTEVDVNYPFSLGESSIQIAKEIADLMKNTIDKNLALIEDELLSQTAQLLDQAERIFIYALGDSQIRAKSFQNKLFKINKYVVIATELSEWAHHTLNVTTRDCALFLTYHGNSPSYTKVSRYLQHEQIPYVTITANHQGKLATSSTICIKLPDDEVKLAKIGTFSSQIALEYVLNVIYGCMYKIEYKHHMKNTEESLHKFNRSNMIDDI
- a CDS encoding NAD(P)-dependent alcohol dehydrogenase; translated protein: MCKTHVLSAASPKAPFEKTTIERRELRPNDILIDIKFSGICHSDIHSAYDEWGGGIFPMVPGHEIAGVVEAVGTDVTKFAVGDRVGVGCFVDSCGECEYCLQGDEQYCTKGVVQTYNSRDYDGNPTYGGYSQKIVVTDRFVVSIPEALGLDVASPLLCAGITTYSPLKHWNIGPGKKVAIVGVGGLGHLAIQFAHALGAEVTVLSRSMSKKEEAIGFGADHYYATGDAETFTTLANKFDLILNTVSANLDVNAYLSMLRVDGTLVNVGAPADPDQYSVFSLIMGRRSLAGSLVGGIPETQEMLNFAAEHNIAPMIEVIGADYVGEAYERVVNSDVRYRFVIDIATL
- a CDS encoding dihydrolipoyl dehydrogenase family protein, with translation MSNFDVLFIGSGQGAWNAAMPLSMSGQKVAIIERNKIAGVCTNYGCNPKIILDGPIKVMEDAQAYNGIGMTSEMKINWSELMAHKNKVLDALPVMLEENFKKAGIEVIKGEASFVNEKTVSVNGQEYTADKIVIASGQRPTPLDIPGQEYLKTSNEFLYLEDLPDHIVFVGAGYVSMELASIAVKVGATVHVIQSSDHILNEFYQPYAQKLLKKMQQDGIQFHFNEKLSKVEQQGEQLQITTENGLTLTTKLVINATGRVPNVENLNLEAAGVEYNSKGIVVDEYLQTTQKGIYASGDILDKKQPRLTPTAVFEAKYLAASFLGAQTQGIEYPPIATIAFTVPRIAQIGITVEEAESTGLTVKPIDLGKQWDFAGRNETEAHLTLIYDQDQKLVGAAAYSQEALEIINSLTPVITLGLTSKDVDKLIYAFPSFETMIPRYMQEAK